In the Streptomyces sp. cg36 genome, one interval contains:
- a CDS encoding nucleoside/nucleotide kinase family protein has protein sequence MEPEQPDRPDRPGHLPLDRLVERARLLAVPGRRRLLGIAGPPGAGKSTLAGALVERLGGRAVLVPMDGFHLAQAELVRLGRADRKGAPDTFDAAGYAALLTRLRTPEAGAVVYAPAFDRTFEEPVAGSIPVHPDVPLVVTEGNYLLHDEGPWAPVRGLLDEVWFLDVDGGERVRRLVERHVRYGKSRPYAERWVRESDEANARVVAVGRDRADLVVSSVRPR, from the coding sequence ATGGAGCCCGAACAGCCGGACCGGCCCGATCGGCCGGGCCACCTTCCGCTGGACCGTCTCGTCGAGCGCGCCCGACTGCTCGCGGTCCCCGGCCGCCGGCGGCTGCTCGGTATCGCCGGGCCGCCCGGTGCCGGGAAGTCCACGCTGGCCGGGGCGCTGGTCGAGCGGCTGGGCGGGCGAGCCGTGCTCGTACCGATGGACGGCTTCCATCTGGCCCAGGCCGAGCTCGTACGCCTCGGTCGGGCCGACCGCAAGGGCGCGCCGGACACCTTCGACGCCGCCGGGTACGCCGCGCTGCTCACCCGGCTGCGGACGCCCGAGGCGGGCGCGGTGGTGTACGCGCCCGCCTTCGACCGCACGTTCGAAGAGCCGGTCGCCGGAAGCATCCCGGTGCACCCGGACGTCCCCCTCGTCGTCACCGAGGGCAACTACCTGCTGCACGACGAGGGGCCGTGGGCCCCGGTGCGCGGTCTGCTCGACGAGGTGTGGTTCCTCGACGTGGACGGCGGCGAGCGGGTGCGCAGGCTCGTCGAGCGGCATGTGCGGTACGGGAAGAGCCGGCCGTACGCCGAGCGGTGGGTGAGGGAGTCCGACGAGGCCAACGCGCGCGTAGTGGCCGTTGGCCGGGACCGGGCGGATCTTGTCGTCAGTTCCGTACGGCCTCGGTAG
- a CDS encoding alkaline phosphatase PhoX: protein MSEAGATRRQMLARTGASAAAIAFGGAVTELFAGGPAVAAARSGYGPLVPDPAGLLDLPKGFRYRVLSREGDPLRSGEGPVPGNHDGMAAFAGDRGGVRLVRNHENRVTAAVPVPHVEGLVYDPMGKGGCTALELDRDNRVRSERVALSGTAVNCAGGRTPWNTWLSCEETEDRAGTNGYTKDHGFVFEVDGADPRRTGAVPLTAMGRFQHEAIAIDPRSGVVYETEDAFDRPFGLFYRFLPHRPLGGTGSLRAGGVLEAMRVPDVPDLSVVQEPGTCFGGIEWVPVPDPGARSTPVRLQDFGRGGITHAQKLEGCYWGGSCVYFVSSYARVAEGSGADHFGQVWRYEPGRRRLTLVVVFGPATDVQLPGESPDNICLAPDGGLMVCEDGNGAQHVFGLTRRGEVYAMARGRQDIGGPGAPEWGEFAGVTFAPDRRTMYVNCYSPGTTFAVTGPFAH, encoded by the coding sequence ATGTCCGAAGCAGGAGCAACACGACGTCAGATGCTGGCGCGCACCGGCGCCTCGGCCGCCGCGATCGCCTTCGGCGGTGCGGTGACCGAGCTGTTCGCGGGGGGACCGGCGGTCGCCGCCGCCCGGAGCGGCTACGGTCCGCTGGTGCCCGACCCGGCCGGTCTGCTCGATCTGCCGAAAGGTTTCCGCTATCGGGTGCTGTCCCGCGAGGGCGACCCGTTGCGGTCCGGCGAGGGCCCGGTGCCCGGCAACCACGACGGGATGGCCGCGTTCGCGGGCGACCGGGGCGGGGTGCGGCTGGTCCGCAACCACGAGAACCGGGTCACGGCCGCCGTCCCGGTCCCCCACGTCGAGGGTCTCGTGTACGACCCGATGGGCAAGGGCGGCTGTACCGCCCTGGAGCTCGACCGGGACAACCGGGTGCGGTCCGAGCGGGTCGCGCTCAGCGGCACCGCCGTCAACTGCGCGGGTGGCCGCACCCCTTGGAACACCTGGCTGAGCTGCGAGGAGACCGAGGACCGGGCCGGCACCAACGGCTACACCAAGGACCACGGCTTCGTCTTCGAGGTCGACGGCGCCGATCCGCGCCGCACCGGGGCCGTACCGCTCACCGCGATGGGCCGCTTCCAGCACGAGGCGATCGCGATCGATCCGCGCAGCGGTGTGGTGTACGAGACCGAGGACGCCTTCGACCGGCCCTTCGGGCTGTTCTACCGCTTCCTGCCGCACCGGCCGCTGGGCGGTACGGGCTCGCTGCGCGCGGGCGGGGTCCTGGAGGCCATGCGCGTGCCGGACGTGCCCGACCTGTCGGTGGTCCAGGAGCCGGGCACGTGCTTCGGCGGGATCGAGTGGGTGCCGGTGCCCGATCCGGGGGCCCGGAGCACCCCGGTGCGCCTCCAGGACTTCGGGCGGGGCGGCATCACCCACGCCCAGAAGCTGGAGGGCTGCTACTGGGGCGGCTCCTGCGTCTACTTCGTCTCCAGCTACGCGCGCGTGGCCGAGGGGTCGGGAGCCGACCACTTCGGCCAGGTGTGGCGGTACGAGCCGGGCCGCCGCAGGCTGACGCTGGTGGTGGTGTTCGGCCCGGCCACCGACGTACAGCTGCCCGGCGAGTCCCCCGACAACATCTGCCTCGCCCCCGACGGCGGGCTGATGGTGTGCGAGGACGGCAACGGGGCCCAGCACGTCTTCGGGCTGACCCGGCGCGGCGAGGTGTACGCGATGGCGCGCGGGCGCCAGGACATCGGCGGGCCCGGCGCTCCCGAGTGGGGCGAGTTCGCGGGCGTCACCTTCGCCCCGGACCGGCGCACGATGTACGTCAACTGCTACTCACCCGGCACGACCTTCGCGGTGACGGGGCCCTTCGCCCACTAG
- a CDS encoding VOC family protein, which produces MSHIALITLVVREYDEAIAFYTDALGFELIEDTDRGDGTRWVVVRPRGAGAAGLLLARAKNDAERAAVGHQTGGRVGFFLHTEDFAADHARMLAAGVRFKEEPRHEEYGSVAVFEYLYGNRWDLLQPA; this is translated from the coding sequence ATGTCCCACATTGCACTGATCACCCTCGTCGTCCGCGAATACGACGAGGCCATCGCCTTCTACACCGACGCCCTCGGCTTCGAACTCATCGAGGACACCGACCGCGGGGACGGCACCCGCTGGGTGGTCGTCAGGCCGCGCGGCGCCGGAGCGGCGGGCCTGCTCCTGGCCCGCGCGAAGAACGACGCTGAGCGCGCGGCCGTCGGCCATCAGACCGGCGGCCGGGTCGGCTTCTTCCTGCACACCGAGGACTTCGCGGCGGACCACGCACGGATGCTGGCGGCCGGGGTGCGCTTCAAGGAGGAGCCGCGCCACGAGGAATACGGCTCCGTCGCGGTCTTCGAGTACCTCTACGGCAACCGATGGGACCTGCTCCAGCCCGCGTGA
- a CDS encoding RiPP maturation radical SAM C-methyltransferase yields MRVLLVNMPWSPIDLPSLALGILKRSVDERVPGARAEVLHANLEFTDWITERTEFTADDYEYYALSSYFLGCGDWVFSSALYDDPAWRDQEFADAMKGKLRKSRLRMSQELHRCVPEFVESIARRIVEYAPDVVGFTSTFQQNTAALAAAKHVKRLAPHIVTVMGGANCDGEQGEAVHRNFPFVDHVIRGEGESAFPQLLTAIGEGSDPAALAAVPGLCHRDAEGRSVANPMATSPLPPATILPPDYSGYFERLGVSVARNWVEPKLVVEGARGCWWGEKHHCTFCGLNGSFMQYRSKTPEKFYDEIMELARKHRVLDMYLVDNILDMGYLSTVLPRIIESGYDLRMHIEIKANMRRSQLRTLADAGLIYVQPGIESLNNKVLDLMDKGVSGCMNVRMLRDGAETGLSVAWNYLHGFPGETAEDYDPVIAQIPALEHLNPPVDLSARIAIERFSPYFNRPELGFDGLRPEEHYRFTYDLPESELYDLAYVFEAPQRGIGEPTVTALNDALDAWKKNHADARLTHADLGDRIVLVSRRRTFSWSAMELTDPFELVVFRLLDQPHAPAALTRKAAARAKGAERSESEVQALLDSWLELGLVFTDGGQYVHIAPSAVNEDLLRLDFMRHAHAALDAVVDAPADPAGRSARPEPARV; encoded by the coding sequence ATGCGTGTACTGCTGGTCAATATGCCCTGGTCACCGATCGACCTGCCGTCGCTGGCCCTGGGAATCCTCAAGCGCAGCGTGGACGAGCGCGTTCCGGGTGCCCGTGCGGAGGTGCTGCACGCCAATCTGGAATTCACCGACTGGATCACCGAGCGCACCGAATTCACCGCCGACGACTACGAGTACTACGCGCTCTCCTCCTACTTCCTCGGCTGCGGCGACTGGGTCTTCTCCTCCGCCCTCTACGACGACCCGGCCTGGCGCGACCAGGAGTTCGCGGACGCGATGAAGGGCAAGCTGCGCAAGTCCCGGCTGCGGATGTCGCAGGAACTGCACCGGTGCGTACCGGAGTTCGTGGAGTCGATCGCGCGGCGGATCGTCGAGTACGCGCCCGACGTCGTCGGCTTCACCTCCACCTTCCAGCAGAACACCGCGGCCCTGGCCGCCGCCAAGCACGTCAAGCGGCTCGCCCCGCACATCGTCACGGTGATGGGCGGCGCCAACTGCGACGGCGAGCAGGGCGAGGCCGTCCACCGCAACTTCCCCTTCGTCGACCATGTGATCCGCGGCGAGGGCGAGTCCGCGTTCCCGCAGCTGCTCACCGCCATCGGCGAGGGCTCCGACCCGGCCGCGCTGGCCGCCGTCCCCGGCCTCTGCCACCGGGACGCCGAGGGCAGGAGCGTGGCCAACCCGATGGCCACCAGCCCGCTGCCGCCCGCCACCATCCTGCCCCCGGACTACAGCGGCTACTTCGAGCGCCTCGGCGTCTCCGTGGCCCGCAACTGGGTCGAGCCGAAGCTGGTGGTCGAGGGCGCGCGGGGCTGCTGGTGGGGCGAGAAGCACCACTGCACCTTCTGCGGGCTCAACGGCTCCTTCATGCAGTACCGCTCCAAGACCCCGGAGAAGTTCTACGACGAGATCATGGAGCTGGCCCGCAAGCACCGGGTCCTCGACATGTACCTCGTCGACAACATCCTCGACATGGGCTACCTCTCCACGGTCCTGCCGCGCATCATCGAGAGCGGCTACGACCTGCGGATGCACATCGAGATCAAGGCCAACATGCGCCGCAGCCAGCTGCGCACCCTCGCCGACGCCGGGCTCATCTACGTCCAGCCGGGCATCGAGAGCCTCAACAACAAGGTCCTGGACCTGATGGACAAGGGCGTCAGCGGCTGCATGAACGTCCGGATGCTGCGCGACGGCGCCGAGACCGGCCTCTCGGTCGCCTGGAACTACCTGCACGGCTTCCCGGGCGAGACCGCCGAGGACTACGACCCGGTGATCGCCCAGATCCCGGCCCTGGAACACCTCAACCCGCCGGTCGACCTCTCCGCGCGCATCGCCATCGAGCGGTTCAGCCCCTACTTCAACCGCCCCGAGCTCGGCTTCGACGGACTGCGCCCCGAAGAGCACTACCGCTTCACCTACGACCTGCCCGAATCCGAGCTGTACGACCTCGCGTACGTCTTCGAGGCCCCCCAGCGCGGCATCGGCGAGCCGACCGTGACCGCGCTCAACGACGCGCTGGACGCCTGGAAGAAGAACCACGCCGACGCCCGGCTCACCCACGCCGACCTGGGCGACCGCATCGTCCTGGTCAGCCGGCGGCGGACGTTCTCCTGGAGTGCGATGGAGCTGACCGACCCGTTCGAGCTGGTGGTCTTCCGCCTCCTGGACCAGCCGCACGCGCCCGCCGCCCTCACCCGCAAGGCCGCCGCCCGGGCCAAGGGGGCCGAGCGCTCGGAGAGCGAGGTGCAGGCACTGCTCGACTCCTGGCTGGAGCTCGGCCTGGTCTTCACCGACGGCGGCCAGTACGTCCACATCGCCCCGTCGGCCGTCAACGAGGACCTGCTGCGCCTCGACTTCATGCGCCACGCCCACGCGGCCCTGGACGCGGTGGTCGACGCCCCGGCGGACCCGGCCGGGCGCTCCGCCCGCCCCGAGCCCGCCCGCGTATGA
- the zapE gene encoding cell division protein ZapE — protein MSTSPITEAAPLSLCAREPHVPADRLVAEMVPPPRFDSVRFETYVPDPNQPSQSEAVAVLGAFAAGLGGAHASGGGRRKWFARKPAAATGPRGVYLDGGYGVGKTHLLASLWHATPAEPALKAFGTFVELTNLVGALGFQQTVKTLSGHRLLCIDEFELDDPGDTVLVSSLLGKLVEQGVALAATSNTLPGKLGEGRFAAADFLREIQGLSAHFRPLRIDGEDYRHRGLPEAPAPYSDEQVAKAAYATEGAALDDFPGLLAHLSRVHPSRYGAMTDGVKAVCLTDVQPVPDQSTALRLVVLADRLYDREVPVLASGVPFDRLFSDEMLNGGYRKKYFRAISRLTALARDAKGLVGQ, from the coding sequence GTGTCGACCAGCCCCATAACCGAAGCGGCCCCGCTGTCGCTCTGCGCCCGCGAGCCGCATGTCCCCGCCGACCGTCTGGTCGCCGAGATGGTGCCGCCGCCGCGGTTCGACTCGGTGCGCTTCGAGACGTACGTGCCGGACCCGAACCAGCCCAGTCAGAGCGAGGCCGTGGCCGTCCTCGGCGCCTTCGCCGCCGGTCTGGGCGGGGCGCACGCCAGCGGGGGCGGGCGCCGCAAGTGGTTCGCCAGGAAGCCCGCCGCGGCCACCGGCCCGCGCGGGGTCTATCTGGACGGCGGGTACGGCGTCGGCAAGACCCATCTGCTGGCCTCGCTGTGGCACGCCACCCCGGCCGAGCCCGCGCTGAAGGCGTTCGGCACCTTCGTGGAGCTGACGAACCTGGTGGGCGCGCTGGGCTTCCAGCAGACCGTGAAGACGCTCAGCGGGCACCGGCTGCTCTGCATCGACGAGTTCGAGCTGGACGACCCGGGCGACACGGTCCTGGTCTCCTCGCTGCTCGGCAAGCTGGTGGAGCAGGGCGTGGCGCTGGCCGCCACCTCCAACACGCTGCCCGGCAAGCTCGGCGAGGGCCGGTTCGCCGCCGCCGACTTCCTGCGCGAGATCCAGGGGCTCTCCGCACACTTCCGCCCGCTGCGGATCGACGGCGAGGACTACCGCCACCGGGGTCTGCCCGAGGCCCCGGCGCCGTACTCGGACGAGCAGGTGGCGAAGGCGGCGTACGCGACCGAGGGCGCGGCGCTCGACGACTTCCCCGGGCTGCTCGCCCATCTCTCGCGGGTCCACCCGAGCCGCTACGGGGCGATGACCGACGGGGTGAAGGCGGTCTGCCTCACCGATGTGCAGCCGGTTCCCGACCAGTCGACGGCGCTGCGGCTGGTGGTCCTGGCCGACCGGCTGTACGACCGCGAGGTGCCGGTGCTGGCGTCCGGGGTGCCCTTCGACCGGCTGTTCAGTGACGAGATGCTGAACGGCGGCTACCGCAAGAAGTACTTCCGGGCCATCTCCCGCCTCACCGCCCTTGCCCGCGACGCGAAGGGGCTCGTGGGGCAGTAG
- a CDS encoding PPK2 family polyphosphate kinase translates to MAKKGGKSGKGGKPGQRELRRLLRVPGGERVDLSAHPADATPGGPGSKAEGLAATAAMGEELADLQERLYAASTAGDRRRVLLVLQGMDTSGKGGTVKHVIGLFNPSGCRIKAFKAPTREELNHPFLWRIMRALPQPGEIGIFDRSHYEDVLIARVRELVPRRQLGRRYGQIDRFEQSLADDGVSVVKVFLHISPEQQRRRLLERLDNPDKHWKFNPGDLDERDLWPAYQRAYEIALERCSTPTAPWYLVPADRKWYRNWAVSRLLLEQLRELDPTYPPGGFDVAACRSRLLS, encoded by the coding sequence GTGGCCAAGAAGGGCGGCAAGAGCGGCAAGGGCGGGAAGCCCGGGCAGCGGGAGCTGCGCCGGCTGCTGCGCGTCCCCGGCGGTGAGCGGGTGGACCTCTCGGCGCATCCGGCCGACGCCACCCCCGGCGGGCCGGGGAGCAAGGCCGAGGGGCTGGCGGCGACGGCGGCGATGGGCGAGGAGCTCGCCGATCTCCAGGAGCGGCTGTACGCGGCGAGCACGGCGGGCGACCGGCGCCGGGTCCTGCTGGTGCTCCAGGGGATGGACACCAGCGGGAAGGGCGGCACCGTCAAGCACGTCATCGGCCTGTTCAACCCGTCGGGCTGCCGGATCAAGGCGTTCAAGGCCCCCACCAGGGAGGAGCTGAACCATCCGTTCCTGTGGCGGATCATGCGGGCGCTGCCGCAGCCGGGCGAGATCGGCATCTTCGACCGGTCGCACTACGAGGACGTACTGATCGCCCGGGTCCGCGAACTGGTCCCGCGCCGGCAGCTGGGCCGCCGGTACGGGCAGATCGACCGGTTCGAGCAGTCGCTGGCGGACGACGGCGTGAGCGTGGTGAAGGTCTTCCTCCACATCAGCCCCGAGCAGCAGCGCCGCCGGCTCCTGGAGCGGCTGGACAACCCGGACAAGCACTGGAAGTTCAACCCGGGCGACCTCGACGAGCGCGATCTGTGGCCCGCGTACCAGAGGGCGTACGAGATCGCCCTGGAGCGGTGTTCGACGCCGACGGCCCCCTGGTACCTGGTGCCCGCCGACCGCAAGTGGTACCGGAACTGGGCGGTCAGCAGGCTGCTCCTGGAGCAGCTGCGCGAGCTCGACCCCACGTACCCGCCGGGCGGCTTCGACGTGGCCGCGTGCCGGAGCAGACTGCTGAGTTGA
- a CDS encoding DUF5825 family protein, which produces MSTALTTHAAALTVAAWRDYDPDACTLPGMFLGELELAGPIEGESDRLWETGVRRVRLPETVDLADLSAPGAAREAVRALSLVRDLTARAVFVEWKLRLDPADEDLWKVMSHIQPPQRLEGPADAAGALRGWRDGHYLCKCLWRQGPGFVQIRDRRWGDLRRFTADEPEYHEVIESLAYGAPADSVPAAVLDDFRSERLVLEVGELAWWLPYRVNRWIQEAMAI; this is translated from the coding sequence ATGAGCACCGCCCTCACCACCCACGCCGCGGCCCTGACCGTCGCCGCCTGGCGCGACTACGACCCGGACGCCTGCACCCTGCCGGGGATGTTCCTCGGCGAGCTCGAACTGGCCGGCCCCATCGAGGGGGAGAGCGACCGGCTCTGGGAGACGGGGGTGCGCCGCGTCCGGCTGCCCGAGACCGTCGACCTGGCCGACCTGAGCGCGCCCGGCGCGGCCCGGGAGGCCGTGCGCGCCCTCAGCCTGGTCCGCGATCTGACCGCCCGCGCGGTCTTCGTGGAGTGGAAGCTGCGGCTCGACCCGGCCGACGAGGACCTGTGGAAGGTCATGAGCCACATCCAGCCGCCGCAGCGTCTGGAGGGACCGGCCGACGCGGCCGGGGCGCTGCGCGGCTGGCGCGACGGCCACTACCTGTGCAAGTGCCTGTGGCGCCAGGGGCCGGGCTTCGTCCAGATCCGCGACCGCCGCTGGGGCGATCTGCGCCGGTTCACCGCCGACGAGCCCGAGTACCACGAGGTGATCGAGTCCCTCGCCTACGGCGCCCCGGCCGACTCGGTCCCCGCCGCCGTCCTCGACGACTTCCGGAGCGAGCGGCTGGTCCTGGAGGTGGGCGAGCTGGCCTGGTGGCTCCCGTACCGGGTGAACCGCTGGATCCAGGAGGCCATGGCGATCTGA
- a CDS encoding OsmC family protein, which yields MATTRTAHTVWEGELVKGSGTVSFDSSGIASQPVSWPSRAEQANGKTSPEELIAGAHSSCFSMALSHGLTGAGTPPTRLETKADVTFQPGEGITGIHLTVRGEVPGLDAEGFRAAAEDAKKNCPVSQALTGTTITLSAELA from the coding sequence ATGGCCACCACGCGCACGGCGCACACGGTCTGGGAAGGCGAGCTCGTCAAGGGCTCGGGCACCGTCTCCTTCGACTCGTCCGGCATCGCTTCGCAGCCGGTCAGCTGGCCGTCCCGCGCCGAGCAGGCCAACGGCAAGACCAGCCCGGAGGAGCTCATCGCGGGCGCCCACTCCAGCTGCTTCTCGATGGCCCTCTCGCACGGCCTGACCGGGGCGGGCACCCCGCCGACCCGGCTGGAGACCAAGGCCGACGTGACGTTCCAGCCGGGCGAGGGCATCACCGGCATCCACCTCACCGTGCGCGGCGAGGTGCCGGGCCTGGACGCGGAGGGCTTCCGGGCCGCCGCCGAGGACGCCAAGAAGAACTGCCCCGTCAGCCAGGCGCTGACCGGCACGACGATCACGCTCAGCGCAGAGCTGGCCTGA
- the murC gene encoding UDP-N-acetylmuramate--L-alanine ligase produces MAPAIPTAMERPHFIGIGGAGMSGIAKILTQRGAKVAGSDAKESGTAEALRALGATVHIGHAAEHLAADASCVVVSSAIRADNPELARAAELSVPVVHRSDALAALMGGLRAIAVAGTHGKTTTTSMLAVALTELGLDPSYAIGGDLAGPGTNAHHGEGDIFVAEADESDRSFQKYDPEVAIVLNVELDHHANYASMDEIYESFETFVGKVVPGGTLVVSADQPGAIELTRRVRDLSSLKVVTYGSDEQADVRVHKVTPRGLTSEVTVLLGGRFLTFTVSVPGAHYAHNAVAALAAGVALGIPAHNLASALGKYTGVKRRLQLKGEAAGVQVVDSYAHHPTEMTADLEAMRGAAADSRLLVVFQPHLFSRTQELGTEMGRALALADSSVVLDIYPAREDPIPGVTSELIIDAAVAAGAEVTAVHDQAAVPDAIAGMARPGDLVLTMGAGDVTDLGPQILARLSH; encoded by the coding sequence ATGGCACCCGCGATCCCCACCGCCATGGAACGGCCGCACTTCATCGGCATCGGTGGTGCCGGAATGTCGGGGATCGCCAAGATCCTGACCCAGCGCGGCGCGAAGGTCGCGGGCAGCGACGCCAAGGAGTCCGGCACCGCCGAGGCCCTGCGCGCCCTCGGCGCCACCGTCCACATCGGGCACGCCGCCGAGCACCTCGCCGCCGACGCCAGCTGCGTCGTCGTCTCCAGCGCCATCCGCGCCGACAACCCCGAGCTCGCCCGCGCCGCCGAGCTCTCCGTCCCCGTCGTCCACCGCTCCGACGCGCTCGCCGCGCTCATGGGCGGCCTGCGCGCGATCGCCGTCGCCGGCACGCACGGCAAGACCACCACCACCTCGATGCTGGCCGTCGCCCTCACCGAGCTGGGCCTCGACCCCTCGTACGCGATCGGCGGCGACCTCGCCGGACCGGGCACCAACGCCCACCACGGCGAGGGCGACATCTTCGTGGCCGAGGCGGACGAGAGCGACCGCAGCTTCCAGAAGTACGACCCCGAGGTCGCCATCGTCCTCAACGTCGAGCTCGACCACCACGCCAACTACGCCTCGATGGACGAGATCTACGAGTCCTTCGAGACCTTCGTCGGCAAGGTCGTCCCCGGCGGCACCCTCGTCGTCTCCGCCGACCAGCCCGGCGCCATCGAGCTCACCCGCCGGGTCCGCGACCTCTCCTCCCTGAAGGTCGTCACCTACGGCTCCGACGAGCAGGCCGACGTGCGCGTCCACAAGGTCACCCCGCGCGGCCTCACCAGCGAGGTCACCGTCCTGCTCGGCGGCCGGTTCCTCACCTTCACGGTCTCGGTGCCCGGCGCGCACTACGCCCACAACGCGGTCGCCGCGCTCGCCGCGGGCGTCGCCCTCGGCATCCCGGCCCACAACCTGGCCTCGGCGCTCGGCAAGTACACCGGCGTCAAGCGCCGCCTCCAGCTCAAGGGCGAGGCCGCCGGCGTCCAGGTCGTCGACTCCTACGCGCACCACCCGACCGAGATGACCGCCGACCTGGAGGCGATGCGCGGCGCCGCCGCGGACTCCCGCCTGCTCGTGGTCTTCCAGCCGCACCTCTTCTCCCGCACCCAGGAACTCGGTACGGAGATGGGCCGCGCGCTCGCGCTCGCCGACTCCTCCGTCGTCCTCGACATCTATCCCGCGCGCGAGGACCCGATCCCCGGCGTCACCAGCGAACTGATCATCGACGCGGCCGTCGCGGCGGGCGCCGAGGTCACCGCCGTCCACGACCAGGCGGCCGTGCCGGACGCCATCGCGGGAATGGCCCGGCCGGGCGATCTCGTTCTCACCATGGGCGCGGGCGACGTGACGGACCTGGGCCCGCAGATCCTGGCCCGTCTGTCGCACTGA
- the msrB gene encoding peptide-methionine (R)-S-oxide reductase MsrB, which translates to MSYEVEKPDEQWRAELSPAEYAVLRQAGTEPAFVGEYTDTKTKGVYACRACGAELFTSDTKFESHCGWPSFFDPKDTDAVELIADNSHGMVRTEVRCARCGSHLGHVFEGEGYPTPTDQRYCINSISLRLAADEA; encoded by the coding sequence ATGTCGTACGAGGTCGAGAAGCCGGACGAGCAGTGGCGGGCGGAGCTGAGCCCGGCGGAGTACGCGGTACTGCGCCAGGCGGGCACCGAGCCCGCGTTCGTCGGTGAGTACACGGACACCAAGACCAAGGGCGTCTACGCGTGCCGGGCCTGCGGCGCGGAGCTCTTCACCTCGGACACCAAGTTCGAGTCGCACTGCGGCTGGCCCTCCTTCTTCGACCCGAAGGACACGGACGCGGTGGAGCTCATCGCGGACAACTCCCACGGGATGGTCCGCACCGAGGTGCGCTGCGCCCGCTGCGGCTCCCACCTGGGCCATGTCTTCGAGGGCGAGGGCTACCCGACCCCGACGGACCAGCGCTACTGCATCAACTCGATCTCGCTGCGACTGGCGGCGGACGAAGCCTGA
- a CDS encoding indole-3-glycerol phosphate synthase, translated as MIEKPLTSVDVEFVTTLHGDEPVSFVVLMQPRGDQDRLLRAIDDVALGELDEAVHEGDEPEGAAAQAPAARALEHSLAALRATGSAAVGQIVEDHPLDLLKSVVDEVKADEVIVLTAPHYVEEFFHRDWASRARHKVGVPVLKLFAHSEEAHSE; from the coding sequence ATGATCGAGAAGCCCCTGACCTCCGTGGACGTGGAATTCGTCACCACCCTGCACGGTGACGAGCCGGTCTCCTTCGTCGTCCTCATGCAGCCCCGCGGCGACCAGGACCGCCTGCTGCGCGCCATCGACGACGTCGCCCTGGGCGAGCTCGACGAAGCCGTCCACGAAGGCGACGAACCCGAGGGCGCCGCCGCCCAGGCCCCCGCCGCACGCGCCCTGGAGCACTCCCTGGCCGCCCTGCGCGCCACCGGCAGCGCCGCCGTCGGCCAGATCGTCGAGGACCACCCCCTCGACCTGCTGAAGTCCGTCGTCGACGAGGTGAAGGCCGACGAGGTGATCGTGCTGACCGCACCCCACTACGTCGAGGAGTTCTTCCACCGCGACTGGGCCTCCCGGGCCCGCCACAAGGTCGGCGTCCCCGTCCTCAAGCTCTTCGCGCACAGCGAGGAGGCGCACAGCGAATAG
- a CDS encoding pyrimidine reductase family protein, which produces MRRLFPVTDQTPPGPEGEWPFDALAEAYAYPETDGPWLRANMVSSLDGAGQHEGRSQPLSSDTDMRIFGTLRALADVVVVGAETVRQEGYRPARAREVFAARRAAAGQGPAPVIAVVTASLDLDFSLPLFTSPLVPTLVLTGAAAAPDRVRAAEAAGAQVLIAGDGPGVEPERAVRALAARGLRRMLTEGGPRLLGQFVAAGVLDELCLTVSPLLTAGTAQRIAGGPAMSVPERFRLDSLLEEAGFLYTRYRRI; this is translated from the coding sequence ATGCGACGCCTGTTCCCTGTGACCGACCAGACACCGCCCGGCCCCGAGGGCGAGTGGCCGTTCGACGCCCTGGCCGAGGCGTACGCCTACCCCGAGACGGACGGCCCCTGGCTGCGGGCCAACATGGTCTCCTCGCTCGACGGCGCGGGCCAGCACGAGGGCCGCTCGCAGCCCCTCTCCTCCGACACCGACATGCGGATCTTCGGCACCCTGCGGGCCCTCGCCGACGTGGTCGTGGTGGGTGCGGAAACGGTACGCCAGGAGGGCTACCGCCCGGCCCGCGCCCGCGAGGTCTTCGCGGCCCGGCGCGCGGCGGCCGGCCAGGGCCCCGCCCCGGTCATCGCGGTCGTCACCGCCAGCCTCGACCTGGACTTCTCGCTGCCCCTGTTCACCTCGCCGCTGGTGCCCACCCTCGTCCTGACCGGCGCGGCGGCGGCCCCGGACCGCGTCCGCGCCGCCGAGGCGGCCGGCGCCCAGGTGCTGATCGCGGGCGACGGGCCGGGCGTGGAGCCCGAGCGGGCCGTACGGGCGCTGGCCGCGCGCGGGCTGCGGCGGATGCTGACCGAGGGCGGGCCCCGGCTGCTCGGCCAGTTCGTGGCGGCCGGAGTGCTGGACGAGCTGTGTCTGACGGTGTCGCCGTTGCTCACGGCGGGCACCGCCCAGCGGATCGCCGGAGGGCCCGCGATGAGCGTCCCCGAGCGGTTCCGCCTGGACTCCCTGCTGGAAGAGGCCGGGTTCCTCTACACGCGTTACCGTCGGATCTGA